Proteins encoded by one window of Canis aureus isolate CA01 chromosome 13, VMU_Caureus_v.1.0, whole genome shotgun sequence:
- the LOC144282020 gene encoding cytochrome P450 4A11-like, translating to MSVSVLSLTRPLDTVSGLLQLASLLGLALLLLKAAQLYQRRQWLLKAVQQFPSPPSHWLFGHKRELQKGDELQLLLKWIEDFPCAFSRWIWGTEAEIVIYDPDYMKLILGRSDPKSDGSYKLMAPWIGYGLLLLNGETWFQHRRMLTPAFHYDILKPYVRLMADSVQVMLDKWEELLSQNSHLEIFDHVSLMTLDTIMKCAFSYQGNHQADRNSQAYIQAIRDLNYLVFSRMRNVFYQKDIFYWLTSEGRRNHKACQLAHQHTDRVIKLRKAQLQDKGELEKIRNKRHLDFLDILLFAKVENGRGLSDKDLRAEVDTFMFEGHDTTASGISWILYALATHPEHQQRCREEIQSLLGDGASITWEHLDQMPYTTMCIKEALRLYPPVPSVGRELSKPITFSDGRSLPKGFLVLLSFYALHHNPNVWPNPEVFDPSRFAPGVSRHSHAFLPFSGGSRNCIGKHFAMNEMKVAVALTLLRFELAPDPFRIPVPTPRIVLMSKNGIHLHLRKLL from the exons ATGAGTGTCTCTGTACTGAGCCTCACCAGACCCCTGGACACTGTGTCTGGGCTCCTGCAGCTGGCCTCCCTGCTAGgcctggctctgctgctgctcAAGGCAGCACAGCTCTACCAGCGCAGGCAGTGGCTGCTCAAAGCTGTCCAGCAGTTCCCGTCCCCTCCTTCCCACTGGCTCTTCGGGCACAAGCGGGAG TTGCAAAAAGGAGACGAGCTGCAGCTGCTACTGAAATGGATAGAGGACTTCCCATGTGCATTTTCTCGCTGGATAtggggcacagaggcagagatcgTGATCTATGACCCTGACTACATGAAACTGATCCTGGGGCGATCTG ACCCAAAATCTGATGGCTCTTACAAACTCATGGCTCCCTGGATAG GGTATGGTTTGCTCCTGCTGAATGGAGAGACATGGTTCCAGCACCGGCGGATGCTGACCCCGGCCTTCCACTATGACATCCTGAAACCCTACGTGAGACTCATGGCTGACTCTGTCCAAGTGATGCTG GACAAGTGGGAGGAACTCCTCAGTCAGAACTCACATCTGGAGATCTTTGACCATGTCTCCTTGATGACCTTGGACACCATTATGAAGTGTGCCTTCAGCTACCAGGGCAACCACCAGGCAGACAG GAACTCCCAGGCCTACATTCAGGCCATTCGAGATCTGAACTACCTGGTGTTTTCCCGGATGAGGAACGTTTTCTACCAGAAAGACATCTTCTACTGGCTGACCTCTGAAGGCCGCAGGAACCACAAGGCCTGCCAGCTTGCCCATCAACACACAG ACCGAGTGATCAAGCTGAGGAAGGCTCAGCTACAGGACAAGGGAGAGCTGGagaagatcaggaacaagaggCACTTGGACTTCCTGGACATCCTCCTCTTTGCCAAA GTGGAGAATGGGAGGGGCTTGTCTGACAAGGACCTCCGTGCAGAAGTGGACACATTCATGTTTGAGGGGCATGACACCACAGCCAGTGGCATCTCCTGGATCCTCTATGCTCTGGCCACACATCCCGAGCATCAGCAGAGGTGCCGGGAGGAGATCCAGAGCCTTCTGGGGGATGGTGCCTCCATCACCTG GGAGCACCTGGACCAGATGCCCTACACCACCATGTGCATCAAGGAGGCATTGCGACTCTATCCACCAGTTCCAAGTGTTGGCAGAGAGCTCAGCAAGCCCATCACCTTCTCTGATGGACGCTCTTTGCCCAAAG GATTCTTAGTCTTGCTCTCCTTTTATGCCCTTCACCACAACCCAAATGTGTGGCCAAACCCAGAG GTATTTGACCCTTCCCGGTTTGCACCAGGTGTCTCTCGACACAGCCATGCTTTCCTGCCCTTCTCAGGAGGATCAAG GAACTGCATCGGGAAGCACTTTGCCATGAATGAGATGAAGGTGGCGGTGGCCCTGACCCTGCTCCGCTTTGAGCTGGCACCAGATCCCTTCAGGATCCCTGTCCCCACTCCAAGAATTGTGTTGATGTCCAAGAATGGGATCCACCTGCATCTCAGGAAGCTCCTCTAA